Proteins from a single region of Palaemon carinicauda isolate YSFRI2023 chromosome 32, ASM3689809v2, whole genome shotgun sequence:
- the LOC137625489 gene encoding uncharacterized protein has product MHADSQASGMHADRQASGMHADRGASGMHADRQASGMHADRQASGMHANSRVSGMHADRRASGMHADRRASGMHADRRASGMHADRRASGMHADRRASGMHADRRASGMHADRRASGMHADRRASGMHADRRASGMHADRRASGMHADRRASGMHADRRASGMHADRRASGMHADRRASGMHADRRASGMHADR; this is encoded by the exons ATGCATGCGGACAGCCAAGCATCAGGAATGCATGCGGACAGGCAAGCATCAGGAATGCATGCGGACAGGGGAGCATCTGGAATGCATGCAGACAGACAAGCATCAGGAATGCATGCGGACAGGCAAGCATCAGGAATGCATGCGAACAG TCGAGTGTCAGGAATGCATGCGGACAGGCGAGCATCAGGAATGCATGCCGACAGGCGAGCATCAGGAATGCATGCCGACAGGCGAGCATCAGGAATGCATGCCGACAGGCGAGCATCAGGAATGCATGCCGACAGGCGAGCATCAGGAATGCATGCCGACAGGCGAGCATCAGGAATGCATGCCGACAGGCGAGCATCAGGAATGCATGCCGACAGGCGAGCATCAGGAATGCATGCCGACAGGCGAGCATCAGGAATGCATGCCGACAGGCGAGCATCAGGAATGCATGCCGACAGGCGAGCATCAGGTATGCATGCCGACAGGCGAGCATCAGGTATGCATGCGGACAGGCGAGCATCAGGTATGCATGCGGACAGGCGAGCATCAGGTATGCATGCGGACAGGCGAGCATCAGGTATGCATGCGGACAGGTGA